The following proteins come from a genomic window of Canis lupus dingo isolate Sandy chromosome 20, ASM325472v2, whole genome shotgun sequence:
- the YJU2B gene encoding probable splicing factor YJU2B, protein MGERKGVNKYYPPDFNPEKHGSLNRYHNSHPLRERARKLSQGILIIRFEMPYNIWCDGCKNHIGMGVRYNAEKKKVGNYYTTPIYRFRMKCHLCVNYIEMQTDPANCDYVIVSGAQRKEERWDMADNEQVLTTEHEKKQKLETDAMFRLEHGEADRSTLKKALPTLSHIQEAQSAWKDDFALNSMLRKRFREKKKAMQEEEERDQALQAKASLAIPLVPETEDDRRLAALLKFHTLDSYEDKQKLKRSEIISRSWFPSTPGPATSSSKAGSVLKKLAQNRRSAPASSPITVGDLGIVRRRSREVSESPQPTTETPMSGEPWVPERNTQDGPTSPQDCSAETAETPKSRGPPMQEGKCQDRPQSPPGSSQEAATPQDTPQPCTFSSSLVADYSDSESE, encoded by the exons ATG ggTGAAAGGAAAGGTGTAAACAAGTACTACCCTCCAGATTTCAATCCAGAAAAG CATGGCTCTCTTAACCGCTACCACAACAGCCACCCGCTACGGGAGCGGGCTCGGAAGCTGTCACAAGGCATCCTCATCATCAG GTTTGAGATGCCTTATAACATCTGGTGTGACGGCTGCAAGAACCACATCGGCATGG gTGTTCGCTACAATGCAGAAAAGAAGAAGGTTGGCAATTACTACACAACCCCAATCTACAG gTTCCGGATGAAATGCCACCTCTGCGTCAACTACATCGAGATGCAGACGGACCCCGCCAACTGTGACTATGTGATTGTGAGTGGCGCCCAGCGCAAGGAGGAGCGCTGGGACATGGCGGACAATGAGCAGGTGCTGACGACAG AGCACGAGAAGAAGCAAAAGCTGGAGACGGATGCCATGTTCCGCCTGGAGCATGGCGAGGCCGACCGGAGCACACTGAAGAAGGCCCTCCCCACCCTGAGCCACATCCAGGAGGCCCAGAGCGCCTGGAAGGATGACTTCGCACTCAATAGCATGCTACGGAAGAGGTTCCGG gaaaagaaaaaagccatgcaggaggaggaagagagggaccAGGCGCTGCAGGCTAAGGCAAGCCTGGCCATCCCACTGGTACCTGAGACGGAAGACGACCGCAGGCTGGCCGCCCTGCTCAAGTTCCACACCCTGGACT CCTACGAGGACAAGCAGAAACTCAAGCGGTCAGAGATCATCAGCCGCTCCTGGTTCCCCTCTACCCCGGGACCTGCCACCAGCAGCAGCAAAGCCGGAAGTGTCCTGAAGAAGTTGGCCCAGAACCGCCGATCTGCACCGGCCAGCTCTCCCATCACTGTAGGGGACCTGGGCATCGTGCGGCGGAGATCCCGGGAGGTCTCAGAGAGCCCCCAGCCCACAACAGAGACCCCCATGTCTGGGGAGCCATGGGTGCCAGAGAGGAACACCCAGGACGGGCCCACATCCCCCCAAGACTGCTCTGCAGAGACAGCTGAGACCCCCAAAAGCAGGGGGCCTCCAATGCAGGAGGGGAAATGTCAGGACAGGCCCCAGTCCCCACCAGGCTCCTCCCAGGAGGCAGCCACCCCCCAGGACACACCACAGCCATGCACCTTCAGCTCCTCTCTTGTGGCTGATTACTCCGACTCAGAGAGTGAATGA